The genomic region CAGACGAGCATGGTGAACAGCATCGGCATCTCCTTCATCATCGGCATCGTCGAGAAGGTGATGGAGGAGCGGGGCCGCCTGGCGTTCTGCGAGGTGAACAACATCAACCGGGAGCTCTTCCAGGTGACCGGCCTGGCGAAGCACGTCGAGTCGTTCGACACGGAGCAGGAGGCGCTGGCGTTCCTCTCCCGCGTCTCGGAGGACACGCTCAGGGAAGCGTAGAGAGAATCGCCCTCAGCGCGGCGACGCTCCGGGAGAAATGCTCCCTGCGGTGGGGCTCCACCGTCAGGATGGGCCTCGCTCCCGCGTCGATCGCCGCCAGCAGCACCCCCCGGAAATTGATCGTCCCTTCCCCCACCGGCAGGTGATCGTCCCGCGTCCCGCGGTTGTCGTGGACGTGCATCAGCCCGGTCGCCTCGCCGAAGGCCTCCGCCCACCGGTGCACCGGCAGGGGGGAGAAGAGCGCCGCGTGGCCGGGATCGAGGCAGAGGGAAAGGCGGGGGGAGCCGA from Thermodesulfobacteriota bacterium harbors:
- a CDS encoding STAS domain-containing protein, which gives rise to MAANRRIDTKERGDTLVVYVGGYLNSSLGEEVEKVVGSRFDGGARRLLLNFGQTSMVNSIGISFIIGIVEKVMEERGRLAFCEVNNINRELFQVTGLAKHVESFDTEQEALAFLSRVSEDTLREA